The proteins below are encoded in one region of Grus americana isolate bGruAme1 chromosome 25, bGruAme1.mat, whole genome shotgun sequence:
- the LOC129196467 gene encoding glutathione S-transferase 2 isoform X1, giving the protein MVVTLGYWDIRGLAHAIRLLLEYTETPYQERQYRPGPAPDFDPSDWTNEKEKLGLDFPNLPYLIDGPTKLTQSNAILRYIARKHNMCGETEEEILRVDMLENQIMDLRMSFSQLCYNPDFEKLKPAYLEQLPGKLRELSRFLGSRPWFAGEKLTFVDFVAYDMLDRYRMFVPQCPELQGNLGQFLQRFEALEKISAYMQSGRFMKTPVFWRTAQWCSTKE; this is encoded by the exons ATGGTGGTCACGTTGGGATACTGGGACATCCGCGGG CTGGCCCACGCCATCCGCCTGCTGCTGGAGTACACGGAGACCCCCTACCAGGAGAGGCAGTACCGGCCCGGCCCAG CCCCTGACTTCGACCCGAGCGACTGGACCAACGAGAAGGAGAAACTGGGCCTCGACTTCCCCAAC ctacccTATCTCATCGATGGCCCCACCAAGCTGACGCAGAGCAATGCCATCCTGCGCTACATCGCCCGCAAGCACAACATGT GTGGTGAGACGGAGGAGGAGATCCTCCGCGTGGACATGCTGGAGAACCAGATCATGGATTTGCGTATGAGCTTTTCCCAGTTGTGCTACAACCCCGACTTT GAGAAGCTGAAGCCGGCGTACCTGGAGCAGCTGCCGGGGAAGCTGCGGGAGCTGTCACGGTTCCTGGGCTCCCGGCCGTGGTTTGCGGGGGAGAAG cTCACCTTTGTGGACTTTGTGGCATACGACATGCTGGACCGGTACCGCATGTTTGTCCCCCAGTGCCCCGAGCTGCagggcaacctgggccagttCCTGCAGCGCTTCGAG GCGCTGGAGAAGATCTCTGCCTACATGCAGTCGGGGCGCTTCATGAAGACCCCCGTTTTCTGGCGCACGGCGCAGTGGTGCAGCACCAAGGagtga
- the GNAT2 gene encoding guanine nucleotide-binding protein G(t) subunit alpha-2 — protein sequence MGSGASAEDKEMAKRSKELEKKLQEDADKEAKTVKLLLLGAGESGKSTIVKQMKIIHQDGYTPEECMEFKSIIYGNILQSILAIIRAMSTLGIDYAESSRADDGRQLFNLADSIEEGTMPPELVDCIKKLWKDGGVQACFDRAAEYQLNDSAAYYLNQLDRITAPGYLPNEQDVLRSRVKTTGIIETKFSVKDLNFRMFDVGGQRSERKKWIHCFEGVTCIIFCGALSAYDMVLVEDDEVNRMHESLHLFNSICNHKFFAATSIILFLNKKDLFEEKIKKVHLSICFPDYDGPNTFEDAGNYIKTQFLDLNMRKDVKEIYSHMTCATDTQNVKFVFDAVTDVIIKENLKDCGLF from the exons ATGGGCAGCGGGGCCAGCGCTGAAGACAAAGAGATGGCCAAGAGGTccaaggagctggagaagaagCTCCAGGAGGATGCAGATAAAGAGGCCAAGACGGTCAAGTTGCTCTTGCTTG GGGCTGGAGAGTCAGGCAAGAGCACCATCGTGAAGCAGATGAA GATCATCCACCAGGATGGCTACACGCCCGAGGAGTGCATGGAGTTCAAGTCCATCATCTACGGCAACATTCTGCAGTCCATCCTGGCCATCATCCGTGCCATGTCCACGCTGGGCATCGACTATGCCGAGTCCTCCCGCGCG GATGATGGCCGGCAGCTCTTCAACCTGGCCGACTCCATTGAGGAGGGCACCATGCCCCCTGAGCTGGTTGACTGCATCAAGAAGCTGTGGAAGGACGGGGGAGTCCAGGCTTGCTTCGACCGGGCCGCCGAGTACCAGCTCAACGACTCGGCGGCGTA ttaCCTGAACCAGCTGGACAGGATCACGGCCCCCGGTTACCTCCCCAACGAGCAGGATGTGCTGCGATCCCGAGTGAAGACCACGGGCATCATTGAGACCAAGTTCTCTGTCAAAGACCTGAATTTCAG GATGTTCGATGTAGGAGGGCAGAGATCAGAGCGCAAGAAGTGGATCCATTGCTTCGAGGGGGTGACCTGCATCATCTTCTGCGGGGCGCTGAGCGCCTACGACATGGTGCTGGTGGAGGACGACGAAGTG AACCGCATGCACGAATCCCTGCACCTGTTCAACAGTATATGCAACCACAAGTTCTTCGCCGCCACCTCCATCATCCTTTTCCTCAACAAGAAGGACCTTTTTGAGGAAAAGATCAAGAAAGTCCATCTCAGCATTTGCTTCCCAGATTACGACG GTCCCAACACGTTTGAAGATGCAGGAAATTACATCAAGACCCAGTTCCTTGATCTCAACATGCGAAAGGATGTGAAGGAGATCTACAGCCACATGACCTGTGCCACAGACACGCAGAACGTCAAATTTGTCTTTGACGCAGTCACAGATGTCATCATCAAAGAGAACCTCAAGGACTGTGGCCTCTTCTGA
- the AMPD2 gene encoding AMP deaminase 2 isoform X1, with product MSSLAPAKYPFKKRGSLQAPGPAELRGGPGSRPLQSACSLPGTPHCLKHFPVDLRTSMDGKYKEIAEELFCRSLAESEMRTAPYEFPEESPIEQLEERRQRLERQISQDVKLEPDILLRAKQDFLKIDSAADLQLFKEQSEDLVDHVPKEREALLEREFQRVTISGEEKCGVPFTDLLDAAKSVVKALFLREKYMGLSLQSFCKTTARYLQELSEKPLETRGYEEVPETPVAADAPVHPPFAEQHPYETWDPQTMPADLGFGLKMVDGVVHVYTKQDLTDKSTELDLPYPDLQEFIADMNFLMALIINGPIKSFCYRRLQYLSSKFQMHVLLNEMKELAAQKKVPHRDFYNIRKVDTHIHASSCMNQKHLLRFIKRAMKKHLDEIVHVEKGKEQTLKEVFETMNLTAYDLSVDTLDVHADRNTFHRFDKFNAKYNPIGESILREIFIKTDNRVSGKYFAHIIKEVMSDLEESKYQNAELRLSIYGRSRDEWDKLARWAVNHRVHSNNVRWLVQVPRLFDVYRTKKQLANFQEMLENIFLPLYEATVHPAQHPELHLFLEHVDGFDSVDDESKPEHHIFNLDSPLPGNWVEEDNPPYSYYLYYMYANMTVLNHLRRKRGFHTFVLRPHCGEAGPIHHLVSGFMVSENISHGLLLRKAPVLQYLYYLAQIGIAMSPLSNNSLFLSYHRNPLPEYLSRGLMVSLSTDDPLQFHFTKEPLMEEYSIATQVWKLSSCDMCELARNSVLMSGFSHKVKSYWLGPHYLKEGPEGNDIRRTNVPDIRVSYRFETLCQELTLITQAVQTEELETIQEEDALTITSTLGTH from the exons ATGTCCTCGCTCGCCCCGGCCAAGTACCCCTTCAAGAAGCGGGGCAGCCTGCaagcccccggccccgcag agttgcgGGGTGGGCCGGGGTCCCGGCCCCTGCAGTCAGCGTGTTCCCTTCCTGGGACCCCCCACTGCCTGAAGCATTTCCCCGTTGACCTGCGCACCTCCATGGACGGCAAATACAAAGAGATCGCGGAG GAGCTGTTCTGCCGCTCGCTGGCCGAGAGCGAGATGAGGACGGCGCCCTACGAATTCCCGGAGGAAAGCCCCATTgagcagctggaggaacggcgGCAGCGCCTCGAACGCCAGATCAGCCAGGACGTCAA ACTTGAGCCCGACATTTTGCTCAGAGCCAAACAGGACTTCTTGAAAATTGACAGTGCTGCGGACTTACA GCTCTTCAAGGAGCAGAGCGAGGACCTGGTGGACCACGTCCCCAAGGAGCGGGAGGCGCTGCTGGAGCGGGAGTTCCAGCGGGTCACTATCTCTGGAGAGGAGAAATGTGGG gTGCCCTTCACGGACCTTCTGGATGCAGCCAAGAGCGTGGTGAAGGCGTTGTTCCTACGGGAGAAGTACATGGGGCTGTCGCTGCAGAGCTTCTGCAAAACCACTGCCCGGTACCTGCAGGAGCTCTCCGAGAAACCCCTGGAGACCCGTGGCTACGAGGAGGTGCCCGAGACCCCTGTGGCCGCCG ATGCCCCCGTGCACCCCCCGTTTGCAGAGCAGCATCCCTACGAGACGTGGGACCCCCAGACCATGCCGGCTGATCTGGGCTTCGGGTTGAAGATGGTGGATGGCGTGGTGCACGTCTACACCAAGCAGGACCTCACCGACAA GAGCACGGAACTGGACCTGCCATACCCTGACCTGCAGGAGTTCATTGCTGACATGAATTTCCTCATGGCTTTGATCATCAACGGGCCCAT CAAATCCTTCTGCTACCGCCGGCTGCAGTACCTGAGCTCCAAGTTCCAGATGCACGTTCTGCTCAACGAGATGAAGGAGCTGGCGGCCCAGAAGAAGGTGCCCCACCGTGACTTCTACAATATCCGCAAG GTGGACACCCACATCCACGCCTCATCCTGCATGAACCAGAAACATCTCTTGCGCTTCATCAAACGGGCCATGAAGAAGCATCTGGATGAAATTGTCCATGTGGAGAAGGGCAAGGAGCAGACACTCAAGGAGGTCTTTGAGACAATGAACCTCACCGCCTATGACCTGAGTGTGGACACGCTGGATGTCCATGCG GACCGCAACACCTTTCACCGCTTCGACAAGTTCAACGCCAAGTACAACCCCATCGGTGAGTCCATCCTGCGGGAGATTTTCATCAAGACGGACAACCGCGTCTCAGGGAAATACTTCGCCCACATCATCAAG gagGTGATGTCCGACTTGGAGGAGAGCAAGTACCAAAACGCTGAGCTGCGGCTCTCCATCTATGGCCGCTCCCGGGACGAGTGGGACAAGCTGGCCCGCTGGGCTGTCAACCACCGCGTCCACTCCAACAACGTCCGCTGGCTCGTGCAGGTGCCCCGGCTCTT CGATGTCTACCGGACAAAGAAGCAGTTGGCCAACTTCCAGGAGATGCTGGAGAACATCTTCCTGCCCCTCTACGAGGCCACCGTCCACCCTGCCCAACACCCAGAGTTGCATCTCTTCCTGGAACAC GTGGACGGCTTTGATAGCGTGGATGATGAATCCAAACCAGAGCATCACATCTTCAACCTGGACAGCCCCTTGCCGGGCAACTGGGTGGAGGAGGACAATCCACCCTACTCCTACTACCTGTACTACATGTACGCCAACATGACGGTGCTCAACCACCTCCGACG GAAGAGAGGCTTCCACACCTTCGTCCTGCGCCCGCACTGTGGTGAGGCCGGCCCCATCCATCACCTTGTCTCGGGCTTCATGGTCTCGGAGAACATCTCCCATGGCTTGCTGCTCCGCAAG gcccccgtCCTGCAGTACCTCTACTACCTGGCGCAGATCGGCATCGCCATGTCCCCGCTGAGCAACAACAGCCTCTTCCTCAGCTACCACCGCAACCCCCTGCCCGAGTACCTCTCGCGGGGGCTCATGGTCTCCCTCTCCACCGACGACCCCCTCCAGTTCCACTTCACCAAG GAGCCGCTAATGGAGGAGTACAGCATCGCCACCCAGGTCTGGAAGCTCAGCTCCTGCGACATGTGCGAGCTGGCCCGCAACAGCGTCCTGATGAGCGGCTTCTCCCACAAG GTGAAGAGCTACTGGCTGGGGCCCCACTACCTGAAGGAGGGTCCGGAGGGCAACGACATCCGTCGTACCAACGTCCCCGACATCCGCGTGAGCTACCGCTTCGAGACGCTGTGCCAGGAGCTGACCCTCATCACGCAGGCGGTGCAGAcggaggagctggagaccaTCCAGGAGGAGGATGCTCTCACCATCACCTCCACCCTGGGCACCCACTga
- the AMPD2 gene encoding AMP deaminase 2 isoform X2, with protein MSSLAPAKYPFKKRGSLQAPGPAELRGGPGSRPLQSACSLPGTPHCLKHFPVDLRTSMDGKYKEIAEELFCRSLAESEMRTAPYEFPEESPIEQLEERRQRLERQISQDVKLFKEQSEDLVDHVPKEREALLEREFQRVTISGEEKCGVPFTDLLDAAKSVVKALFLREKYMGLSLQSFCKTTARYLQELSEKPLETRGYEEVPETPVAADAPVHPPFAEQHPYETWDPQTMPADLGFGLKMVDGVVHVYTKQDLTDKSTELDLPYPDLQEFIADMNFLMALIINGPIKSFCYRRLQYLSSKFQMHVLLNEMKELAAQKKVPHRDFYNIRKVDTHIHASSCMNQKHLLRFIKRAMKKHLDEIVHVEKGKEQTLKEVFETMNLTAYDLSVDTLDVHADRNTFHRFDKFNAKYNPIGESILREIFIKTDNRVSGKYFAHIIKEVMSDLEESKYQNAELRLSIYGRSRDEWDKLARWAVNHRVHSNNVRWLVQVPRLFDVYRTKKQLANFQEMLENIFLPLYEATVHPAQHPELHLFLEHVDGFDSVDDESKPEHHIFNLDSPLPGNWVEEDNPPYSYYLYYMYANMTVLNHLRRKRGFHTFVLRPHCGEAGPIHHLVSGFMVSENISHGLLLRKAPVLQYLYYLAQIGIAMSPLSNNSLFLSYHRNPLPEYLSRGLMVSLSTDDPLQFHFTKEPLMEEYSIATQVWKLSSCDMCELARNSVLMSGFSHKVKSYWLGPHYLKEGPEGNDIRRTNVPDIRVSYRFETLCQELTLITQAVQTEELETIQEEDALTITSTLGTH; from the exons ATGTCCTCGCTCGCCCCGGCCAAGTACCCCTTCAAGAAGCGGGGCAGCCTGCaagcccccggccccgcag agttgcgGGGTGGGCCGGGGTCCCGGCCCCTGCAGTCAGCGTGTTCCCTTCCTGGGACCCCCCACTGCCTGAAGCATTTCCCCGTTGACCTGCGCACCTCCATGGACGGCAAATACAAAGAGATCGCGGAG GAGCTGTTCTGCCGCTCGCTGGCCGAGAGCGAGATGAGGACGGCGCCCTACGAATTCCCGGAGGAAAGCCCCATTgagcagctggaggaacggcgGCAGCGCCTCGAACGCCAGATCAGCCAGGACGTCAA GCTCTTCAAGGAGCAGAGCGAGGACCTGGTGGACCACGTCCCCAAGGAGCGGGAGGCGCTGCTGGAGCGGGAGTTCCAGCGGGTCACTATCTCTGGAGAGGAGAAATGTGGG gTGCCCTTCACGGACCTTCTGGATGCAGCCAAGAGCGTGGTGAAGGCGTTGTTCCTACGGGAGAAGTACATGGGGCTGTCGCTGCAGAGCTTCTGCAAAACCACTGCCCGGTACCTGCAGGAGCTCTCCGAGAAACCCCTGGAGACCCGTGGCTACGAGGAGGTGCCCGAGACCCCTGTGGCCGCCG ATGCCCCCGTGCACCCCCCGTTTGCAGAGCAGCATCCCTACGAGACGTGGGACCCCCAGACCATGCCGGCTGATCTGGGCTTCGGGTTGAAGATGGTGGATGGCGTGGTGCACGTCTACACCAAGCAGGACCTCACCGACAA GAGCACGGAACTGGACCTGCCATACCCTGACCTGCAGGAGTTCATTGCTGACATGAATTTCCTCATGGCTTTGATCATCAACGGGCCCAT CAAATCCTTCTGCTACCGCCGGCTGCAGTACCTGAGCTCCAAGTTCCAGATGCACGTTCTGCTCAACGAGATGAAGGAGCTGGCGGCCCAGAAGAAGGTGCCCCACCGTGACTTCTACAATATCCGCAAG GTGGACACCCACATCCACGCCTCATCCTGCATGAACCAGAAACATCTCTTGCGCTTCATCAAACGGGCCATGAAGAAGCATCTGGATGAAATTGTCCATGTGGAGAAGGGCAAGGAGCAGACACTCAAGGAGGTCTTTGAGACAATGAACCTCACCGCCTATGACCTGAGTGTGGACACGCTGGATGTCCATGCG GACCGCAACACCTTTCACCGCTTCGACAAGTTCAACGCCAAGTACAACCCCATCGGTGAGTCCATCCTGCGGGAGATTTTCATCAAGACGGACAACCGCGTCTCAGGGAAATACTTCGCCCACATCATCAAG gagGTGATGTCCGACTTGGAGGAGAGCAAGTACCAAAACGCTGAGCTGCGGCTCTCCATCTATGGCCGCTCCCGGGACGAGTGGGACAAGCTGGCCCGCTGGGCTGTCAACCACCGCGTCCACTCCAACAACGTCCGCTGGCTCGTGCAGGTGCCCCGGCTCTT CGATGTCTACCGGACAAAGAAGCAGTTGGCCAACTTCCAGGAGATGCTGGAGAACATCTTCCTGCCCCTCTACGAGGCCACCGTCCACCCTGCCCAACACCCAGAGTTGCATCTCTTCCTGGAACAC GTGGACGGCTTTGATAGCGTGGATGATGAATCCAAACCAGAGCATCACATCTTCAACCTGGACAGCCCCTTGCCGGGCAACTGGGTGGAGGAGGACAATCCACCCTACTCCTACTACCTGTACTACATGTACGCCAACATGACGGTGCTCAACCACCTCCGACG GAAGAGAGGCTTCCACACCTTCGTCCTGCGCCCGCACTGTGGTGAGGCCGGCCCCATCCATCACCTTGTCTCGGGCTTCATGGTCTCGGAGAACATCTCCCATGGCTTGCTGCTCCGCAAG gcccccgtCCTGCAGTACCTCTACTACCTGGCGCAGATCGGCATCGCCATGTCCCCGCTGAGCAACAACAGCCTCTTCCTCAGCTACCACCGCAACCCCCTGCCCGAGTACCTCTCGCGGGGGCTCATGGTCTCCCTCTCCACCGACGACCCCCTCCAGTTCCACTTCACCAAG GAGCCGCTAATGGAGGAGTACAGCATCGCCACCCAGGTCTGGAAGCTCAGCTCCTGCGACATGTGCGAGCTGGCCCGCAACAGCGTCCTGATGAGCGGCTTCTCCCACAAG GTGAAGAGCTACTGGCTGGGGCCCCACTACCTGAAGGAGGGTCCGGAGGGCAACGACATCCGTCGTACCAACGTCCCCGACATCCGCGTGAGCTACCGCTTCGAGACGCTGTGCCAGGAGCTGACCCTCATCACGCAGGCGGTGCAGAcggaggagctggagaccaTCCAGGAGGAGGATGCTCTCACCATCACCTCCACCCTGGGCACCCACTga
- the LOC129196468 gene encoding glutathione S-transferase Mu 1-like — MAVLGYWDIRGLAHAIRLLLEYTETPYEDKLYSCGEAPDYDKSQWINEKEKLGLDFPNLPYFIDGPTKLTQSNAILRYIARKHKMCGETEEEILRVDMLENQIMDFRMSLVMVCYNPDFEKLKPGYLEQLPGKLKLFSNFLGDRKWFAGEKLTFVDFLMFDVLEQNCIFEPKCLEPFKNLRDFMDRFGALEKVAAYMKSSRFLKMPINNKMAKWGNKKE, encoded by the exons ATGGCGGTGTTGGGCTACTGGGACATCCGCGGc ctGGCCCATGCCATCCGCCTGCTGCTGGAGTACACCGAGACGCCCTACGAGGACAAGCTCTACAGCTGTGGGGAAG ctcctGACTACGACAAGAGCCAATGGATCAACGAGAAGGAGAAGCTGGGGCTGGACTTCCCCAAC CTCCCCTACTTCATCGATGGCCCCACCAAGCTGACGCAGAGCAATGCCATCCTGCGCTACATCGCCCGCAAGCACAAGATGT gTGGTGAGACGGAGGAGGAGATCCTCCGTGTGGACATGCTGGAGAACCAGATCATGGATTTCCGCATGAGCCTGGTGATGGTCTGCTACAACCCTGACTTT gaGAAGCTCAAGCCGGGCTACCTGGAGCAGCTGCCGGGGAAGCTGAAGCTCTTCTCCAATTTCTTGGGGGACAGAAAGTGGTTTGCAGGGGAGAAG CTCACCTTTGTGGACTTCCTCATGTTTGATGTGCTGGAGCAGAACTGCATCTTTGAGCCCAAGTGCCTGGAGCCCTTCAAGAACCTCAGGGACTTCATGGACCGCTTTGGG GCCCTGGAGAAGGTGGCTGCCTACATGAAGTCCAGTCGCTTCCTGAAGATGCCCATCAACAACAAGATGGCCAAGTGGGGCAACAAGAAGGAGTAG
- the LOC129196467 gene encoding glutathione S-transferase 2 isoform X2 has product MVVTLGYWDIRGLAHAIRLLLEYTETPYQERQYRPGPAPDFDPSDWTNEKEKLGLDFPNLPYLIDGPTKLTQSNAILRYIARKHNMCGETEEEILRVDMLENQIMDLRMSFSQLCYNPDFEKLKPAYLEQLPGKLRELSRFLGSRPWFAGEKCPELQGNLGQFLQRFEALEKISAYMQSGRFMKTPVFWRTAQWCSTKE; this is encoded by the exons ATGGTGGTCACGTTGGGATACTGGGACATCCGCGGG CTGGCCCACGCCATCCGCCTGCTGCTGGAGTACACGGAGACCCCCTACCAGGAGAGGCAGTACCGGCCCGGCCCAG CCCCTGACTTCGACCCGAGCGACTGGACCAACGAGAAGGAGAAACTGGGCCTCGACTTCCCCAAC ctacccTATCTCATCGATGGCCCCACCAAGCTGACGCAGAGCAATGCCATCCTGCGCTACATCGCCCGCAAGCACAACATGT GTGGTGAGACGGAGGAGGAGATCCTCCGCGTGGACATGCTGGAGAACCAGATCATGGATTTGCGTATGAGCTTTTCCCAGTTGTGCTACAACCCCGACTTT GAGAAGCTGAAGCCGGCGTACCTGGAGCAGCTGCCGGGGAAGCTGCGGGAGCTGTCACGGTTCCTGGGCTCCCGGCCGTGGTTTGCGGGGGAGAAG TGCCCCGAGCTGCagggcaacctgggccagttCCTGCAGCGCTTCGAG GCGCTGGAGAAGATCTCTGCCTACATGCAGTCGGGGCGCTTCATGAAGACCCCCGTTTTCTGGCGCACGGCGCAGTGGTGCAGCACCAAGGagtga